The Primulina eburnea isolate SZY01 chromosome 12, ASM2296580v1, whole genome shotgun sequence genome includes the window GAAATTTCGAATTTTCCTAGGAACAATAGGATCCAATCAATCTTCTTCATGAAATTTTGGGAAATAAATGGTACAAATTCCTTAAGCTTCGACACAAAGAATCTAAAACGTTTTCGCCAAAGGGAGGATATTCATTCTAGGTGTAACAACCTATGCactgctagattcaggagctacacacTCTTTCATATTTGATACTTTCGTTAAATGATTGAATATTATTTCTGAGGATATGGGTGACCAAATGATCACGACTAGTATTGtgaagaatctggagcttcgtttatttaAAGATGTGGTTCGGACAGATCTTATTGTACCCTCTATGCCTAAATTTGAAATCATACTCggtatggattggttatcaATTAATGGAGCTTCGATAGATTTTCTTCAGAGATCAGTTTCTATTCGACCGCCTAGTGGgaaatcttttgtctttgaggcggCGAGGAACAAACAAATGCCACACATTATCTCTTGTATGTGTGCAAGGAAGCTTATTAAAAGAGGATGTCAAGCTTTTATAGCATGTTTCACTATAGCACATGCTCCTAGCAGTAAGAAGTTAAAGGATGTTGATGTTGTCAGAGACTTTCCTAGTGTCTTTCCCGACGACATTTCTAGCATTCCACCCAACCGTGACGTGAAATTttctattgagttgatgccaggcaCAACACCTATTCCTAAAGCACCTTATCCTCTAGCGcccgctgaaatgaaagaattaaaagatctAATACAAGTATTGCTAGATTAAGgttttattcgccctagttactcCCCGTGGGGCGCACCGctattatttgtgaagaataaGGATGGTAGTATGCGATTCTGTATTGACTATTGAGAGCTGAATAGAGTCATtgtcaagaacaaatatcctctacgaagaattgaagatttatttgattatttgcaaggagcatcgatattCTCGAAGAAAGATCTTCGttctggataccatcagttgaaagtgaaagagGTGGATGTTCATAAGACATCGTTAAGAACACGTTATGGACattttgaatttatggtgaTGACATTCGGTCTGACCAATGTgctagcgatcttcatggatctcatgaatcatgtatttcagccgtatctagatcaatttgtaattgtgttcattgataATATTTTGATCTACTCCAAGAGCATAGAGGAACACAATCAGCATTTGAGGAAAACACTGCAAGTACTGCAAGATAGgaagttgtttgcaaaattcagcaagtgcgagttttgtcTTGATAtagtggcattcttaggccacatcatttctagagatggagtggaagttgatccgagtaaagtagaGGCAGTGAAAGAGTGGCGGGGCCGAAGAACATAACCAAGATTCagagtttcttgggactagctagCTATTATCGAAAATTTATTCAGTGATTCTCATCTATTGCAGTACCTTTGACCttcttgacaaagaagaatgcaaatTTTATATGGAGATCCGAGTGTTAAGACAGTTTTcacaagttgaagcaagccttgattaCAACAGTAGTGTTATCTATGCCATCGGGGCAAGGAGAGTATGTTATTTATACCGATGCTTCCAAACTTGGTTTGGGCACAGTTTTGATGCAAAATGACCGAATTATAGCCTATGCATCAAGACAATTGAAAATTCACGAGAAATACTATcatactcatgatcttgagcttgcagtgGTAGTTTTTGCAtggaaaatttggagacattacttatttGGGGAGAATTGCAAGATTTTCACCAActataaaagtttgaaatacttcttcacctaaaaagaattgaatatgagatagCGACGATGGTTTGAattagtgaaagactacgactgcaAGATTAGTTagcatccgggaaaagctaatgtagtggcagacGCATTGGGTCGAAAGGCAGCATTTATTACTCATTTATCActtaaaaaaccgttgtagtCCGAGATATAACAGTTTGAGCTTACAATGTATGCTAGGGGCGAGATCCCTAATCTTGCCACCTTGACAGTTCAATCGACTTTGAGCGAAAGAATCCGTGAGGGACAGTTTACTGATGAAcaattgcaaaagtggagaTTGATAGATGAAGAAAAGGGCCGAAGTTATATTCTGAGGTGGATGGTATAGTTCGTTATCGAGATCttttatgggttcctagtgacgatCCTTTGAGGGAGCTCATTATGAAGGAAACTCATAACACatcatattccattcatccgggaagcacgaagatgtacaaagatttaTAGTttttatattggtggccaggcatgaagagagatatcatgcgatttgtatccgagtgtttaACATGTCAACAAGTCAAACCAGAGCATCAGATGCCAGCGGGAAAGTTTAAGCCacttcccattcccgagtggaaatgagaaAATATCAATATTGATTTTGTTGTGGGATTGCCAAGGACTATTAAGGGATataatgctatatgggtgatagTCGATTGTCTTATGAAATCGGTgcattttctacctatcaaGACGAAATTcaccatgacgcagtatgcagagttatacATTCAAGAAATAGTTCGCCTGCATGGGATTCTTgtatctattgtttctgacGGAGATCCGAGATTTACATCGTCTTTTgggaagagtctgcatgcagCAATGTggaccaaaatatttttcagtacatgattaTATTCTAAAACCGATTGTCAGTCAGAGAGGGTTATTCAAATTTTAGAGGATATTGTTagcttgtgtgattgatttccaaggaagttgGGAACAAAAATTACCTCTAaaggagttcacctacaataatagctatcaatcaTCTATTGGATGGCTCTttttgaggcactttatggaaggaaatatagatctcctattcattgggacgaggttggcgAAAGAAGAGAAATTGGTCCGGACTTGATAGAAGAGACCGCCGAGCTAGTAGTCAAAATTCGAGATataatgaagactgcacaaatcCGACAGAAACGTTATGCTGACAATGGACGAAGGGACCAAGATTTTGCAGTGGGAGATCACGTATGTGAAAAtatcacctatgaagggtgttatgcaaTTTGACAAGAAAGGAAAACTTAGTCCAAAATTCATAgggccgtttgagattttgAAGAGAATTGGAACACTAGCCAATAGAATGGCATTGCCACCGATGCTTtctggagtacacaatgtgtttcatatctcgatgctgcgaaagtacatgtcgaacccATCACATGTACTAAATCATGAACCTCGGCAATTAACTCCAAATATGACTTACGAAAAAATATCACTATTGATTTCGTTGTGGGATTGCCGAGGACTATTAAGGGATataatgctatatgggtgatagTGGATCGTCTTATGAAATCAGTGACCTatcaagacgacattcaccatgacgcagtatgcagagttatacATTCGTGAGATAGTTCACCTGCATGGGATTCCTgtatctattgtttctgacagtGATCCGAGATTTACATCgtctttttggaagagtctgcatgcagCAATGTGGACcaaattatttttcagtacatgattcCATCCTAAAACCGATGGTTTTTCAGAGAGGGTTATTCAAATTTTAGAGAATCTGCTG containing:
- the LOC140806694 gene encoding uncharacterized protein, producing MGDQMITTSIVKNLELRLFKDVVRTDLIVPSMPKFEIILGMDWLSINGASIDFLQRSVSIRPPSGKSFVFEAARNKQMPHIISCMCARKLIKRGCQAFIACFTIAHAPSSKKLKDVDVVRDFPSVFPDDISSIPPNRDVKFSIELMPGTTPIPKAPYPLAPAEMKELKDLIQVLLD